The genomic DNA TCAAGGACCTGGGTATCTGAACGACACCCACACATCAGGAGGCAGGTCGGCCCGCCCAGGCACCGGCCTGCGCTCCTCGCCCCACTCCCCCGGGGCGAGGTCTTCACCGACCCGCCGCCAGAACGCCACGGCTCCCGGATTGGCGTCCTGAAACGCGACCTCCCAGTTCCCCGGATGCCGCGCGACAACATCCCGCACGGCCCGCAGCCCGACCCCACCCCGCCGGGCACCGCGCACGACGAAGAAGCTGTTGAGGACCCGGGTGGGCGCGGTGATCCCCCGCACGAAGGAAAACCCGACGGGCCGCTCCCCGCTCCAGAAGAGAAACGGCGCCCAGTCCCCACCCCTGCCGTCGAACGCCGCGTCCACCCGCTCACTGCGGAACGTGCCGTCCGGGTTGGGCAGTTGGAGTTGCCCTCCGGCCGCGAACTCGGACATGTCATGCCGGAACATCAGCCAGAGCCGCTCGACGGTGGGGCGGTCGGCGGGGGTGGTTGGTCGTACGAGTACATGTGGTGCCGCCATGAAAGAGGTCATGAAAAAAACCTCCCGGGTGGACAAGGGTCCGTTCCTGGAAGGCTTCAGCGACCGACAGGCTATCAACTGCTTTACGTTTCGGGCGTGACTGTCCGATTAGCCCCTCGTTACTCCATTCGAGGTCACGAACATGTGGTCGACAGCGGAGAGGGACGTGCGTGTACGACAAGGAACAGCTGGCACCGGTCGTCGCCGAGGCCCGCAACTGGACCGATTTGATGCGGCGGCTTGGACTCAGGACAAGTGGAGGACAACGGCGCGTCCTACAGGAGAAA from Streptomyces sp. NBC_01478 includes the following:
- a CDS encoding GNAT family N-acetyltransferase gives rise to the protein MAAPHVLVRPTTPADRPTVERLWLMFRHDMSEFAAGGQLQLPNPDGTFRSERVDAAFDGRGGDWAPFLFWSGERPVGFSFVRGITAPTRVLNSFFVVRGARRGGVGLRAVRDVVARHPGNWEVAFQDANPGAVAFWRRVGEDLAPGEWGEERRPVPGRADLPPDVWVSFRYPGP